One genomic region from Pseudomonas sp. R5-89-07 encodes:
- a CDS encoding putative RNA methyltransferase, whose protein sequence is MLACPLCSAPLNPVDNGVACPAGHRFDRARQGYLNLLPVQHKNSRDPGDNLAMVEARRDFLNAGHYAPVARRLAELAAERAPQRWVDIGCGEGYYTAQIADALPHADGYALDISREAVKRACKRNPALTWLIASMARIPLADASCQFLASVFSPLDWQEAKRLLSPGGGLMKVGPTRGHLMELRERLYDEVREYTDDKHLALVPDGMSLAHSETLEFTLSLAEPTDRANLLAMTPHGWRASAERRSEVIEAAEPLQVTVSMRYDYFVLQ, encoded by the coding sequence ATGCTCGCTTGCCCCCTTTGCAGCGCCCCGCTCAACCCGGTGGACAACGGCGTGGCGTGCCCGGCCGGGCACCGTTTCGACCGTGCACGCCAGGGTTACCTGAACCTGCTGCCGGTGCAGCACAAGAACAGCCGCGACCCGGGCGATAACCTGGCGATGGTCGAGGCGCGCCGCGACTTTCTCAATGCCGGGCACTACGCCCCTGTGGCCCGGCGCCTGGCCGAGCTGGCCGCTGAACGCGCGCCGCAGCGCTGGGTGGACATCGGCTGCGGCGAGGGTTACTACACCGCGCAGATCGCCGACGCCCTGCCCCACGCCGACGGTTACGCCCTGGATATTTCCAGGGAAGCGGTCAAGCGGGCATGCAAGCGCAACCCGGCGCTGACCTGGTTGATCGCCAGCATGGCCCGCATCCCCTTGGCCGACGCCAGTTGCCAGTTTCTCGCCAGCGTGTTCAGCCCGCTGGACTGGCAGGAAGCCAAGCGCTTGCTCAGCCCAGGTGGCGGCTTGATGAAGGTCGGTCCCACTCGCGGCCATCTGATGGAGTTGCGTGAGCGCTTGTACGACGAGGTGCGCGAGTACACCGACGACAAACACCTGGCGCTGGTGCCGGATGGCATGAGCCTGGCCCACAGCGAAACCCTTGAGTTCACCCTGAGCCTGGCCGAGCCCACCGACCGCGCCAACCTGCTGGCCATGACCCCGCACGGCTGGCGCGCCAGTGCCGAGCGGCGCAGCGAGGTGATCGAGGCCGCCGAGCCGCTGCAGGTCACC
- a CDS encoding SufE family protein, with protein MSLPADAVAALEAFQAVGGWEQRARMLMQWGERLPVLADEDKIDANLVQGCESLVWLVGRLEDGHWQFAASSDARMIRGLVALLLARVNGLSAAQLQAVDLPEWFNQLGLSRQLSPSRSNGLNAVLQRMRSMSQTQN; from the coding sequence ATGAGCTTGCCGGCAGATGCGGTGGCTGCGCTGGAAGCCTTTCAGGCCGTAGGCGGCTGGGAACAACGCGCCCGGATGCTGATGCAATGGGGTGAACGTCTGCCCGTATTGGCGGATGAGGATAAGATCGATGCCAACCTCGTACAGGGCTGTGAAAGCCTGGTGTGGTTGGTGGGACGCTTAGAGGACGGTCACTGGCAATTTGCTGCCAGCAGCGACGCGCGGATGATTCGTGGACTGGTGGCGTTGTTGCTGGCACGGGTCAATGGGTTGTCGGCTGCGCAGTTGCAAGCGGTTGACCTGCCTGAGTGGTTCAATCAACTAGGATTGTCGCGCCAGCTCTCACCGTCACGCAGCAATGGCTTGAATGCTGTGCTGCAGCGCATGCGCTCCATGAGCCAAACCCAAAACTGA
- a CDS encoding aminotransferase class V-fold PLP-dependent enzyme, translated as MLVPSPWRADFPAIATLQRQDQTYLDNAATTQKPQALLDAINHYYANGAANVHRAQHLPGAHATQAFEDSRSKVAQWLNAGDSGQVVFTHGATSALNLLAYGLEHLFNAGDEIAISALEHHANLLPWQQLAKRRALTLVVLPLDADGVVDLEAAARLIGPRTRLLAVSQLSNVLGAWQPLDALLGLARTHGTLTVIDGAQGIVHGRHDVQALGCDFYVFSSHKLYGPDGVGVLYGRHDALHHLRHWQFGGEMVQQADYHSASFRPAPLGFEAGTPPIASVIGLGATLDYLTSLDQQAVVRHEAALHDYLLRGLKARNGVRILGTPQVALVSFVVEGVHNADLAHLLTEQGIAVRAGHHCAMPLLKALQLSGAIRVSLALYNDSDDLERFFEALDQALDMLR; from the coding sequence ATGCTTGTGCCCTCCCCCTGGCGTGCTGACTTTCCAGCCATCGCCACCCTGCAACGGCAAGACCAGACCTACCTGGACAACGCCGCGACCACGCAAAAACCCCAAGCCCTGCTGGATGCGATCAACCATTACTACGCCAATGGCGCAGCCAATGTGCACCGTGCCCAGCATCTGCCGGGTGCCCACGCGACCCAGGCGTTTGAAGACAGTCGCAGCAAGGTTGCGCAGTGGTTGAATGCGGGCGACAGCGGGCAGGTGGTGTTCACCCACGGCGCAACCTCTGCGCTGAACCTCCTGGCCTACGGCCTGGAGCACTTATTCAATGCGGGCGATGAGATTGCCATCAGCGCCCTGGAACACCACGCCAACCTGCTGCCGTGGCAGCAACTGGCCAAACGTCGCGCACTGACCCTGGTGGTATTGCCACTGGACGCTGACGGGGTGGTTGACCTTGAGGCCGCCGCCCGGCTGATCGGCCCGCGCACCCGCCTGCTGGCGGTGAGCCAGCTATCCAACGTACTCGGCGCCTGGCAGCCGCTCGACGCCTTGCTCGGGCTGGCCCGCACCCACGGCACACTGACGGTGATCGACGGCGCCCAAGGCATCGTCCACGGCCGCCACGATGTGCAGGCCTTGGGCTGCGACTTCTATGTATTTTCCAGCCACAAGCTGTACGGCCCGGACGGGGTCGGCGTGTTATACGGCCGCCACGACGCCTTGCATCATCTGCGCCACTGGCAGTTCGGCGGCGAGATGGTGCAGCAGGCCGATTACCACAGCGCCAGCTTCCGCCCTGCCCCGCTGGGTTTTGAAGCGGGAACGCCGCCGATTGCCAGCGTGATCGGCCTGGGCGCGACGCTCGACTACCTGACTTCGCTGGATCAACAGGCGGTGGTCAGGCACGAGGCGGCGTTGCACGACTATCTGCTGCGGGGATTGAAGGCGCGCAATGGCGTGCGCATATTGGGCACGCCTCAGGTGGCACTGGTCAGCTTTGTCGTCGAGGGCGTGCATAACGCCGACCTTGCTCACCTGCTGACCGAACAGGGAATTGCCGTGCGTGCCGGTCATCACTGTGCGATGCCGTTGCTCAAGGCGCTGCAGTTGTCGGGGGCGATTCGCGTGTCCCTGGCGCTGTACAACGACTCCGATGATCTGGAGCGCTTCTTTGAAGCGCTGGACCAGGCGCTGGATATGTTGCGATGA
- a CDS encoding ArsC family reductase, with protein MTASSKTLHLFGIKACDTMKKARTWLDEHAVSYEFHDYKTAGIDREHLTQWCNEHGWQVVLNRAGTTFRKLEDERKADLDQSKAIELMLAQPSMIKRPVLDLGDRTLIGFKPDSYSAALK; from the coding sequence TTGACTGCTTCAAGCAAAACCCTGCACCTTTTCGGCATCAAAGCCTGCGACACCATGAAAAAGGCGCGCACCTGGCTCGATGAGCACGCTGTGAGCTATGAGTTCCATGATTACAAAACGGCCGGTATCGACCGCGAACACTTGACCCAATGGTGCAACGAGCACGGTTGGCAGGTGGTTTTGAACCGTGCGGGCACCACCTTTCGCAAACTCGAAGACGAACGCAAAGCCGATCTCGACCAGTCGAAAGCCATTGAATTGATGCTCGCACAACCCTCGATGATCAAGCGCCCGGTGCTCGATCTCGGTGACAGAACCCTGATTGGCTTCAAGCCAGATAGTTATTCGGCGGCCCTCAAGTAG
- a CDS encoding Na+/H+ antiporter has translation MQTAYTVLILLMLVSVSRLVGRIIPLPLPLVQIAAGALLAWPTLGLHVALDPELFLFLFLPPLLFSDGWRMPKRELWRLRGPILTLAVGLVLFTVVGAGYFIHWIVPTIPLPVAFALAAVLSPTDAVAVSAISQNRLPTPLMHMLQGEALMNDASGLVTFKFALAAALTGVFSLADASLTFVLVAVGGLAVGVALSWLVGRLRAWMIARGWDDPATHVVFMLLLPFAAYVLAERLGASGILSAVAAGMMQSWLDLLPRQTSTRLLNRSVWSLLEFAFNGLIFLLLGLQLPDIIKAVVSHETTLWPTLMYRCLDVIAIFLVLVVLRFIWVQSIWRLSGLLRRVRGKPELTLVPTARSCWLLTVGGVRGAVTLAGVMSVPLLLAPGQAFPERDLLIFIAAGVILLSLVAACIALPLLLRGIEKSPDEKRHREVREAWKKTAVAAIHALEAEEPEESAVPDAAQAALATELKARLMSEYRHQLEVFNDSAEAQALALQMDQLERKLRLKGLRAQRLELYRLSRQHQIGDDVLREVLADLDMSEANLGRLK, from the coding sequence ATGCAAACCGCCTACACCGTTCTTATCCTGCTGATGCTGGTCAGCGTTTCGCGCTTGGTCGGGCGCATCATTCCCCTTCCGCTGCCCCTGGTGCAGATTGCCGCCGGGGCCCTGCTGGCGTGGCCCACGTTGGGCCTGCACGTGGCATTGGACCCGGAGCTGTTCCTGTTTCTATTCCTGCCACCGCTGCTGTTTTCCGATGGCTGGCGCATGCCCAAGCGTGAACTGTGGCGCTTGCGCGGGCCGATCCTGACACTGGCCGTCGGGCTGGTGCTGTTCACGGTGGTCGGCGCGGGTTATTTCATCCACTGGATTGTGCCGACGATTCCGTTGCCGGTGGCTTTCGCCCTGGCGGCCGTGTTGTCGCCGACGGATGCCGTTGCGGTGTCGGCCATTTCCCAGAACCGCTTGCCCACGCCCTTGATGCACATGCTCCAGGGCGAGGCCTTGATGAATGACGCGTCGGGCCTGGTGACCTTCAAGTTTGCCCTGGCGGCCGCCCTGACCGGAGTGTTTTCCCTGGCCGATGCCAGCCTGACCTTTGTCCTGGTCGCCGTGGGTGGGCTGGCGGTCGGTGTGGCGTTGAGTTGGCTGGTCGGTCGCCTGCGCGCCTGGATGATCGCGCGAGGTTGGGATGACCCGGCCACCCACGTGGTGTTCATGTTGCTGCTGCCGTTCGCGGCCTACGTCCTGGCCGAACGCTTGGGCGCGTCGGGCATTTTGTCGGCGGTGGCGGCGGGAATGATGCAGAGCTGGCTGGACCTGCTGCCGCGTCAAACCAGTACACGGCTGCTCAATCGCAGCGTGTGGTCGCTGCTGGAGTTTGCGTTCAATGGCTTGATCTTTCTGCTGCTGGGCCTGCAATTGCCGGACATCATCAAAGCGGTGGTGAGCCATGAAACGACGTTGTGGCCGACCTTGATGTATCGCTGCCTGGATGTGATTGCAATCTTCCTGGTGCTGGTGGTGCTGCGCTTTATCTGGGTGCAAAGCATCTGGCGGCTGTCAGGCCTGCTGCGGCGCGTGCGTGGGAAGCCCGAGCTGACCCTGGTGCCCACGGCACGGTCCTGCTGGTTGCTGACGGTGGGCGGTGTGCGCGGTGCGGTGACACTGGCGGGCGTAATGTCGGTGCCATTGCTGCTGGCGCCGGGCCAGGCTTTTCCGGAGCGCGACCTGCTGATCTTCATCGCGGCCGGTGTCATCCTGTTGTCGCTGGTCGCCGCCTGTATCGCGCTGCCGCTGCTGCTTCGTGGCATCGAAAAGAGCCCCGATGAAAAGCGTCACAGAGAAGTCCGCGAAGCCTGGAAAAAAACCGCCGTGGCGGCGATCCATGCGCTGGAAGCTGAAGAGCCTGAAGAAAGTGCAGTGCCGGATGCGGCTCAAGCGGCATTGGCCACAGAGCTCAAGGCCCGACTGATGTCTGAATATCGCCACCAGCTCGAGGTATTCAACGATTCCGCCGAAGCCCAGGCACTGGCGCTGCAGATGGACCAGCTGGAACGCAAGCTGCGCCTCAAGGGGCTGCGCGCGCAACGGCTGGAGTTGTATCGTTTGAGCCGCCAACATCAGATTGGCGATGACGTATTGCGCGAAGTCCTGGCTGATCTGGATATGAGTGAAGCGAACTTGGGCCGCCTCAAGTAG
- the dapD gene encoding 2,3,4,5-tetrahydropyridine-2,6-dicarboxylate N-succinyltransferase, with product MSNSLFSLGFGVGTQNRQGAWLEVFYAQPLLNPSADIVAAIAPILGYTEGNQAISFTVTQALQLADALKGVDAAQAALLSRLAESHTPLVATLLAEDAALTSTPEAYLKLHLLSHRLVKPHGLNLAGVFPQLPNVAWTSQGAIDIAELAERQLEARLRGDLLEVFSVDKFPKMTDYVVPSGVRIADAARLRLGAYVGEGTTVMHEGFINFNAGTEGPGMIEGRVSAGVFVGKGSDLGGGCSTMGTLSGGGNIVIKVGEGCLIGANAGIGIPLGDRNTVESGLYVTAGTKVALLDEKNQLVKVVKARELAGQPDLLFRRNSETGAVECKTHKSAIELNEALHAHN from the coding sequence ATGTCCAATTCCCTGTTCAGCCTGGGCTTCGGCGTCGGCACTCAGAACCGCCAAGGTGCTTGGCTGGAAGTGTTTTACGCACAGCCCTTGCTCAACCCGTCGGCTGACATCGTCGCGGCCATCGCGCCGATCCTCGGTTACACCGAAGGCAACCAGGCGATTAGCTTCACCGTCACCCAGGCCCTGCAACTGGCCGACGCACTCAAAGGCGTTGACGCCGCCCAGGCCGCCCTGCTCAGCCGCCTGGCCGAAAGCCATACCCCGCTGGTTGCGACCTTGCTGGCCGAAGATGCCGCACTGACCTCCACGCCTGAGGCCTACCTCAAGCTGCACCTGCTGTCCCATCGCCTGGTCAAGCCTCACGGCCTTAATCTAGCCGGTGTGTTTCCGCAACTGCCGAACGTGGCCTGGACCAGCCAGGGCGCCATCGATATCGCCGAACTGGCCGAACGCCAGCTGGAAGCGCGCCTGCGTGGCGATCTGCTGGAAGTGTTCTCGGTGGACAAATTCCCGAAAATGACCGACTACGTGGTGCCGAGCGGTGTGCGTATCGCTGACGCCGCCCGCCTGCGCCTGGGCGCCTACGTGGGCGAAGGCACCACCGTCATGCACGAAGGTTTCATCAACTTCAATGCCGGTACCGAAGGCCCTGGCATGATCGAAGGCCGCGTCTCGGCTGGCGTGTTCGTCGGCAAGGGGTCCGACCTGGGCGGCGGCTGCTCGACCATGGGCACCCTGTCGGGTGGCGGCAACATCGTGATCAAGGTCGGCGAAGGCTGCCTGATCGGCGCCAACGCCGGTATTGGCATCCCATTGGGCGACCGCAACACCGTGGAGTCCGGCCTGTACGTTACCGCCGGCACCAAGGTTGCCTTGCTGGACGAGAAGAACCAACTGGTCAAAGTGGTCAAGGCGCGTGAACTGGCGGGCCAGCCGGACCTGCTGTTCCGTCGCAACTCCGAGACCGGTGCCGTGGAGTGCAAAACCCACAAATCGGCCATCGAACTGAACGAAGCGCTGCACGCTCACAACTAA
- the dapE gene encoding succinyl-diaminopimelate desuccinylase, producing the protein MTAHADLSPTLQLAIDLIRRPSVTPIDADCQKLMMQRLGDAGFALEPMRIFEVDNFWATHGKHDGPVLCFAGHTDVVPTGPVQAWQNDPFDALIDEHGMLCGRGAADMKGSLAAMLVASERFVADYPDHKGSVAFLITSDEEGPAHHGTKAVIERLAARKERLDWCIVGEPSSTTLVGDVVKNGRRGSLGATLTVRGVQGHVAYPHLAKNPIHLAAPALAELAAEHWDDGNSFFPPTSFQISNLNSGTGATNVIPGDLTAVFNFRFSTESTVEALQQRVAAILDKHGLDWHVDWALSGLPFLTEPGALLDAVSASIKAITGRETQASTSGGTSDGRFIATLGTQVVELGPVNATIHQVNERILASDLDVLTEIYYQTLIKLLA; encoded by the coding sequence ATGACGGCCCATGCCGACCTTTCGCCGACCCTTCAACTCGCCATCGACCTGATCCGTCGCCCGTCGGTCACACCGATCGATGCCGACTGCCAGAAGCTGATGATGCAGCGCCTGGGCGACGCCGGTTTTGCGCTCGAGCCGATGCGCATCTTCGAGGTGGATAACTTCTGGGCCACCCATGGCAAACACGACGGCCCGGTGCTGTGCTTTGCCGGCCACACTGACGTGGTGCCGACCGGCCCGGTGCAGGCCTGGCAGAACGATCCGTTCGACGCGCTGATCGACGAACACGGCATGCTGTGCGGCCGTGGCGCGGCGGACATGAAAGGCAGCCTGGCGGCGATGCTGGTGGCGTCGGAGCGTTTTGTCGCCGACTACCCGGACCACAAAGGCTCGGTGGCCTTCCTGATCACCAGCGATGAAGAAGGCCCGGCGCACCATGGCACCAAGGCCGTGATCGAACGCCTGGCCGCGCGCAAGGAGCGCCTGGACTGGTGCATCGTCGGCGAGCCGTCGAGTACCACGCTGGTGGGTGACGTGGTCAAGAATGGCCGTCGTGGCTCCCTCGGCGCCACCCTGACCGTGCGCGGCGTGCAAGGCCACGTGGCGTATCCGCACCTGGCGAAGAACCCGATCCACCTGGCCGCACCGGCATTGGCCGAACTCGCTGCCGAGCATTGGGATGATGGCAACAGCTTCTTCCCGCCGACCAGCTTCCAGATCTCCAACCTCAATTCCGGTACCGGCGCCACCAACGTGATTCCCGGCGACCTGACGGCGGTGTTCAACTTCCGTTTCTCCACCGAATCCACCGTGGAAGCGTTGCAACAGCGGGTGGCAGCGATCCTGGATAAACACGGCCTGGACTGGCATGTGGACTGGGCACTGTCAGGCCTGCCATTCCTTACCGAGCCGGGCGCGTTGCTCGACGCGGTATCGGCCAGCATCAAGGCGATCACCGGTCGTGAGACCCAGGCGTCCACCAGCGGCGGCACCTCGGATGGCCGCTTCATCGCGACCCTGGGCACGCAAGTGGTCGAGCTGGGCCCGGTGAATGCGACGATCCATCAGGTCAACGAGCGCATCCTCGCCAGCGACCTCGATGTGTTGACCGAAATCTACTACCAGACCCTGATCAAGTTGCTCGCCTGA
- the tcdA gene encoding tRNA cyclic N6-threonylcarbamoyladenosine(37) synthase TcdA — translation MSTEDPRFAGVARLYGIEGLERLKAAHVAIVGVGGVGSWAAEAIARCGVGEISLFDLDDVCVSNSNRQLHALDSTVGKPKVEVMAERLRGINPACTVHAVADFVTRDTMAEYITPNIDCVIDCIDAVNAKAALIAWCKRRKIQIITTGGAGGQIDPTLIQVCDLNRTFNDPLASKVRSTLRRDYGFSRTVTRHYSVPCVFSTEQLRYPKPDGSICLQKSFVGDGVKLDCAGGFGAVMMVTATFGMVAATKAVDKIVAGVRRPSERVKPA, via the coding sequence ATGAGCACAGAAGATCCACGGTTTGCAGGCGTTGCCCGCTTGTATGGCATTGAAGGCCTGGAACGCTTGAAAGCGGCCCATGTGGCGATCGTCGGCGTTGGCGGCGTGGGCTCGTGGGCGGCGGAAGCCATCGCCCGCTGCGGGGTGGGCGAGATTTCGCTATTCGATCTGGATGACGTCTGCGTCAGCAACAGCAACCGCCAGTTACATGCGCTGGACAGCACCGTGGGCAAACCCAAGGTTGAAGTGATGGCCGAACGCCTGCGTGGCATCAACCCGGCGTGCACGGTACATGCGGTGGCGGACTTCGTGACCCGCGACACCATGGCCGAGTACATCACCCCCAATATCGATTGCGTGATCGACTGCATTGACGCGGTCAACGCCAAGGCGGCGCTGATCGCCTGGTGCAAGCGCCGCAAGATCCAGATCATCACCACCGGTGGCGCCGGCGGGCAGATCGACCCGACGCTGATCCAGGTGTGTGACCTGAACCGCACCTTCAATGACCCGCTGGCCTCGAAAGTGCGCTCCACGTTGCGCCGCGACTATGGCTTCTCCCGCACGGTGACCCGTCATTACAGCGTGCCGTGTGTGTTTTCCACCGAGCAACTGCGCTACCCCAAGCCGGACGGCAGCATCTGTTTGCAGAAGAGTTTCGTCGGCGACGGCGTGAAGCTCGATTGTGCCGGTGGGTTTGGCGCGGTGATGATGGTGACCGCTACGTTCGGCATGGTGGCGGCGACCAAGGCGGTGGACAAGATTGTGGCCGGGGTGCGCCGGCCGTCGGAGCGGGTCAAGCCCGCCTGA
- a CDS encoding glycosyltransferase, translating to MSSRKFGLNLVVVLAIAALFTGFWALINRPVTTPNWPEQISGFSYSPFQQGQYPQKEQYPSDEQMRRDLEIMSKLTDNIRTYSVDGTLGDIPKLAEEFGLRVTLGIWISPDLERNEREIQRAIEIANSSRSVVRVVVGNEALFREEITPEALIVLLDRVRAAVKVPVTTSEQWHIWEKNPQLAKHVDLIAAHILPFWEFIPMDKAGQYVLDRARDLKKMFPKKPLLLSEVGWPSNGRMRGGNESSPADQAIYLRTLVNKLNRQGFNYFVIEAFDQPWKVSDEGSAGAYWGVYNAARQQKFNFEGPVVAIPQWRVLAIGSVVLALLSLTLLMIDGSALRQRGRTFLTFIAFLCGSVLVWIGYDYSQQYSTWFSLTVGFLLALGAMGVFIVLLTEAHELAEAVWTHKRRREFLPVEGESDYRPKVSIHVPCYNEPPEMVKQTLDALAALDYPDFEVLIIDNNTKDPAVWEPVRDYCETLGPRFKFFHVAPLAGFKGGALNYLIPHTAKDAEVIAVIDSDYCVSPNWLKHMVPHFADPKIAVVQSPQDYRDQNESTFKKLCYAEYKGFFHIGMVTRNDRDAIIQHGTMTMTRRSVLEELGWADWCICEDAELGLRVFEKGLSAAYYHDSYGKGLMPDTFIDFKKQRFRWAYGAIQIIKRHTASLLRGKDTELTRGQRYHFLAGWLPWVADGMNIFFTVGALLWSAAMIIVPTRVDPPLLIFAIPPLALFVFKVGKIIFLYRRAVGVNLKDAFCAALAGLALSHTIAKAVLYGFFTTSIPFFRTPKNADNHGFWVAISEAREEMFIMLLLWGAALGIYLVQGLPSNDMRFWVVMLLVQSLPYVAALIMAFLSSLPKPAAKAEPAPAA from the coding sequence ATGTCATCGCGTAAATTTGGACTCAACCTGGTGGTGGTGCTGGCTATTGCCGCACTGTTCACCGGCTTCTGGGCGCTGATCAACCGCCCGGTCACTACCCCCAACTGGCCTGAACAGATTTCCGGCTTTTCTTACTCGCCGTTCCAGCAAGGCCAGTATCCGCAGAAAGAGCAGTACCCCAGCGACGAACAGATGCGTCGCGACCTCGAGATCATGAGCAAGCTGACGGACAACATCCGTACCTACTCGGTCGACGGCACCCTGGGCGATATCCCTAAGCTTGCGGAAGAGTTCGGCCTGCGGGTGACCCTGGGTATCTGGATCAGCCCGGATCTTGAACGCAATGAACGCGAAATCCAGCGCGCCATCGAGATCGCCAACAGCTCGCGCAGCGTGGTGCGCGTGGTGGTGGGTAACGAAGCGCTGTTCCGTGAAGAGATCACCCCCGAGGCGCTGATCGTGCTGCTGGACCGGGTGCGCGCCGCCGTGAAAGTGCCGGTGACCACCTCCGAGCAATGGCACATCTGGGAAAAGAACCCGCAACTGGCCAAGCACGTCGACCTGATCGCCGCGCACATCCTGCCGTTCTGGGAGTTCATTCCGATGGATAAGGCCGGCCAGTACGTACTCGACCGCGCCAGGGACCTGAAAAAAATGTTCCCGAAAAAGCCGTTGCTGCTGTCGGAAGTCGGCTGGCCAAGTAACGGACGCATGCGCGGCGGTAATGAATCGTCGCCAGCAGACCAGGCGATTTACCTGCGCACACTGGTCAACAAACTCAATCGCCAAGGCTTCAACTATTTTGTGATCGAAGCCTTCGACCAACCCTGGAAAGTCAGCGACGAAGGCTCGGCCGGTGCCTATTGGGGCGTGTACAACGCCGCGCGCCAGCAGAAATTCAACTTTGAAGGCCCGGTGGTCGCCATTCCGCAATGGCGTGTGCTGGCGATCGGCTCGGTGGTGCTCGCCCTGCTGTCGCTGACCCTGCTGATGATCGACGGCTCGGCCTTGCGCCAGCGCGGCCGTACTTTCCTGACGTTTATCGCGTTCCTGTGCGGGTCGGTGCTGGTGTGGATCGGCTACGACTACAGTCAGCAGTACAGCACCTGGTTCAGCCTGACCGTCGGTTTCTTGCTGGCCCTGGGTGCCATGGGCGTATTCATCGTGCTGCTGACCGAAGCCCACGAGCTGGCGGAGGCGGTGTGGACTCACAAGCGCCGGCGTGAATTCCTGCCGGTCGAAGGGGAATCGGACTACCGCCCGAAGGTGTCGATCCATGTGCCGTGCTACAACGAGCCGCCGGAGATGGTCAAACAGACCCTCGACGCCCTGGCCGCACTCGATTACCCGGACTTCGAAGTGCTGATCATCGACAACAACACCAAGGACCCGGCGGTATGGGAACCGGTGCGCGACTACTGCGAAACCCTGGGCCCGCGCTTCAAGTTCTTCCACGTCGCGCCATTGGCCGGTTTCAAGGGCGGCGCGCTGAACTACCTGATTCCGCACACCGCCAAGGACGCCGAAGTGATCGCGGTGATCGACTCGGATTACTGCGTGTCGCCCAACTGGCTCAAGCACATGGTGCCGCACTTCGCCGACCCGAAAATCGCCGTGGTGCAGTCGCCGCAGGATTACCGCGACCAGAACGAAAGCACCTTCAAGAAGCTCTGCTATGCCGAATACAAAGGCTTCTTCCATATCGGCATGGTCACCCGTAACGACCGTGACGCGATCATCCAGCACGGCACCATGACCATGACCCGTCGCTCGGTACTCGAAGAACTGGGCTGGGCCGATTGGTGCATCTGTGAAGATGCCGAACTGGGCCTGCGCGTGTTCGAAAAAGGCCTGTCGGCGGCGTATTACCACGACAGCTACGGCAAAGGCTTGATGCCCGATACCTTTATCGACTTCAAGAAACAGCGTTTCCGCTGGGCCTACGGCGCGATTCAGATCATCAAGCGCCACACCGCCAGCCTGCTGCGCGGCAAGGACACCGAACTGACCCGTGGCCAGCGCTATCACTTCCTCGCAGGCTGGCTGCCATGGGTGGCGGACGGCATGAACATCTTCTTCACCGTCGGCGCGCTGTTGTGGTCGGCGGCGATGATCATCGTGCCGACCCGCGTCGATCCGCCGTTGCTGATCTTCGCCATCCCGCCGTTGGCGCTGTTCGTGTTCAAGGTGGGCAAGATCATCTTCCTCTACCGCCGTGCGGTCGGGGTGAACCTCAAGGACGCATTCTGCGCGGCGCTGGCCGGCCTGGCGTTGTCGCACACCATCGCCAAGGCGGTGCTGTACGGCTTCTTCACCACCAGCATTCCGTTCTTTCGTACACCGAAAAACGCCGATAACCACGGCTTCTGGGTGGCGATTTCCGAAGCCCGCGAAGAAATGTTCATCATGCTGCTGTTGTGGGGCGCGGCGCTGGGGATCTACCTGGTGCAGGGCCTGCCGAGCAATGACATGCGCTTCTGGGTGGTGATGCTGCTGGTGCAATCGCTGCCGTATGTGGCCGCGTTGATCATGGCGTTCCTGTCTTCGCTGCCCAAACCTGCGGCGAAGGCTGAGCCCGCACCCGCTGCGTAA